cCTATAtctgctgtcagtttgtgaccattgttccttgttaccccaagaagcaccctggtgaacagagcatctctgatcccttgctgcatccccctagtgaatttgtaggctgccacaagatcacctctcagccttttcttgcctaggctgaagaggtccaggtcccttagtctcttctcagagcttgtcctgtaagcccctcactatatgagtggctctcctccgGACCCtgtcgagtctatcaacatccttcttgaagtacggtgcccacagctggacacagtactccaactgcggtctaaccaatgccgcatagaggggaagtatcacctccttggatctatttgtcatgcatctactgatgcatgataaagtgcggttagctttgctgatgatttcctCTCACGGAcaactcatgttcaccttggagtccactatgactccgagatccccttctgcttctgtgctgctgagagggtcacttcccagccagtaggtgtgctggatatttttgcatcctagatgcagcactctgcacttgtccttgttgtactgatcttccctcccccctccccttccatcacattggacttaccagctggacacagctgtatcggaaattggattggtattggtcaatatgcctccttaaatatcagctatcagtatcagcccaaaaaaatctctatcagtgcacccctacttcttACCTTAGCAGTACCCGTAGAATGTGCTGAAGTTGCATTGCCCTGTTGAAGGGATAAAAGGTAGTGTACATTTCCTGCTCTTCAGTCTTCTCCCAACCACAGAATCTTGTATTTGACTTGGAGGAAAAATGGAAGTATGGTGTATGCAAGTGTGTTTGTGGACAATACCTCTTGAAGAAATTCAGTTACTGGTAAGtaatttctctttctccttcagtaattgttcatatatatatattttctcacCAGTGGGCAACTCTAAAGCTATGCCTCTCACATCTGGATGTGGGTCCACTAGGCAACATATCTGAGTCATCTAGGTATATAACAATTTGAGGACCTCCCTTTGTGAAGGTATGAGCTAAGTTCTAGCTTGCCAGCTTACAGTTGTCAGTTAGAAACACTGCAAAGTCAGGCATGGAGGCAGCCTGAGCTTTAACAGGCATAGATATCACTTACAGCACAATTTCACACAACCCAATAGCCAGCTGGATACTCTCTGGGCTGATATTTTTAAATCCTTTGGCTATAGATACAAAAAGTCATAAAGATTCACAAAAAGGACTTAAACTGATGCAAATAGTAGGCCAGTGCCTACATAACATCTAGAGTATATAATAAAGACTCAGCTTGGAAGGTATGTGGCTTTAGAAGGGGACTGGTAGAGAGTCCTTCTGGTGCAAATGAAACAGTGATCACTTTGGGCAAGAATTTCAGGTGAATCCTGAGGACTACCTTCTCAGGAAAAAGAAGTAGTATGCAGAGGTAATTGctattaataaacatttttttaaaaactttaccAAGAGAGAGAACAAGCAATGAGTAGGTTGTAGTGGCTCCAGAGGTGGGTCCAGTTGTGAAGACTAGGTTCAGGTCTAGTCTGTAGTAAGAAAAAACATCTTCACTAGGCCTTTGAGAAATCCTAGGGCTATTGGGTATGAGGTTCTATGGTAGTCATTAATAGAAAGGGTGAGTGATATGCTGATATCTAGATGTGATGCATCTAGACATAACTTGACTGAATTCATAAGTAGATTAGCATTATTGAGCTCTCACTAGTAGCCTTGAATATTCAGAATCAGAGAAAGGAATGTGCCTGTAGTAGCACTAATTGAAAAACCTTTCAAGCCATTTAGCCATTTAAGTTCACCTTACCTACAATGGATGAGAATAGTCCTAACTGGTTCAGaacattctctctctttcattgAGAGTCACTCAACATCCATGGTAAGAAGTGGAGAGGGTAGAAATCTAGATGGAAACTCTCCCCTTGTTCTGTCCAAGTAGGTCCAAGAATGGGGGCAGGGACTTATGGCACAACACCAGCAGCTGCATAATCTCCTGGTACCAGAACCATCAGAATAGGGGGTGATGAGGGCAGATAGGATCAGCTGGGTTAAATCTGGTCAGATCTGGCAAGTTACCTGGGGAATTGGAGGCATTCCCAGATTCAAATTAGGATATTATatagcaggggtgagcaaaatgtggccctgggggccagatgcagcccaccaggtcattctatccagcctgcagggcccctaaaaattttagaaaattaatatttatttgctctggGCTGCttatcatgtggcccttgattgcttgccaaaactcagtaagcagccctctgcccaaaataattgcccacccctgttatataGGGTACATCTACGCAAGTGCTTTACTGTAGAAATGACTAATTAGCTTTGAAGTAAAGAGTCATGATCTACATGTGTGCCCGTATTAaggcgcagtaaattaattaactccactgtaggatagtactgtctgggacaagtactttcctacagcagagtagtcacatgtgccaaaatgcatgtgtatacagtgattggagctgcctggggcatgagggtgctacagtttGGGGGATGCCTACTAGCTAactctgcactgtagcaccctcatgtcccagccagcccctccacagcatattgagctggggcagaggtgcATGTATAAACTCTGCaaccaagagcaataaactcatGCATGAACTGCACTTCAGTTTATTGCTACCTGCTaactgcacatgtacatgcacccataGAGGGTTGTGATGAGGAGCAGATGTAGAATGACGGGAGGGCTAGTAAATGGTGAATTATTTTGCTGCATCAGGCAACTGGGATTGATTGAGTTAGGAGAGGGTTACTGTCTGTTTTTGGAGGTTTAGGAATGGTTAAGGGAAGTTTGAAGATGGTGCACAAATGGGGCAAACCTGATAATTGGGAAGTGTAGCCGAGAGTGGAAGGaataggaaagtggggctgggTCAAAGGGGATGGGAGCATAGTATTCAGGTGTGTCTTTTCTTACAGTCATTGCTGTGACTGTAGCTTGGGTAggcatacctgagctagcttgaaAATTAGCTAGCTTGTGTACTGCTCTCTGTAGCCATGGCAGCATAGAACTCCGTGCCAGTTGCAAAAGCAGTGAAAACATGAGGTAAATATGTGGATGGCTAGCCCATTCTGAGCTCCCTGGTACTGCAGATACATTGCTAATGTCACTCAAGCTTATTAGTTTAAATATAGCTTTAGGTATGTCTACACAAACTAAATTCACAATAATATATTTGTGAGCTCCCTAGTGGCATTCTATTTTATGCCTCAGAAGTTGCCAGAAGCCATTCAGAGCAGTACTGTGTTTTCATAACTGGGCTTGGCAAAGCTGTGTATATTTAGTAAACCACTGTGCCGCTTTGGTTTCTTTATATTGTTTGTGGCTAAATATTggagaaagaaggggttgagAAGGGAGGACTGGGTGTTAGGAAGCAGAGAAGTAACTGAATCTCAATAGTTGGGGTATTATAGTATTGGATATAGGGGAAATGTTTGTAGGGAAAGGGTACAGCAGCCAACTTTTGAGGAACACAATCTGGGGCAGTGCCAGACACTCCACAGGCCTCTTGAACCAGAAATAGCACCACTTATAGCTCTGGATAGTGCGCTTGCCTTAGTGtggtgctgcaggttggctaaTTAGACCCATGCAGTACTGTGTGAATGCCAGTATGAAGCCAACTGCCTCCCACACAGGTAGAAGTATAGTTGCATTCTTGCAGCCTAGTGCTGCACCTATTCAAGCTTCAGGACACTTCCTTTCACTGTGAAATGTCACCTCTTTTGGGATCTTTTTTCCAAATTCAGGACAAAATTTAGATCTTTGGGTACAGGCTAAAAATTTGATAATCTCCTGGAAAATTTGGAAAGCCATTTGCTTTAGGGAAGGAGAACCTGTTTGTTGGAGGGTTGAGTGTAGATGGGTTTGCGAATGACAGCTAGGTGAGGACAGAAAGAGGCCTTTGTATAAGAAAGGGAATTAGGGTCGTGGTGGGCAGTTGGAATATGTCTTTGGAAAGGGGTACTATGTTTAGAAATGCGTATAGGGGTGGTTGGGGGGCTGGTAGTAAATCTGGGTATCAGGATGACCATAGGGTTGGGTGTAGGAGTGGATGGCAACTCAGTgttgggaggtggaggagggttAGGAAGGAGATTCTAGTTtggggaaagaaagaggaagtttAGGATAGAAGTCTGAACGTAGTGTGGGCCTGGTAGGTTGTGTTTCAGGAGGTTCGTCCCAGGGTTGCTGTGCATTTCTGAAACTGATTTTGGAAAGATGTATAGAAAGGCCCAGTGAGGAAGGAAGAGATGTCCCTGATATCAGAATGCACAGAATGGGTGGATGATTGGTATCTGGATAATGAAAATGTATGAAGGGACTTGTAGGGAACTTGGTCTGGGGTACTGGGGTTAGTCTGGAGTGGTAGCAGGGTGTCAAGTGGGACAAGTTGGCTGAGAAGGGAGCCTCACTTGCAGTACAGCAGGTCTCTGGAAAGGGGAGGATTTGGAAGCAGGGTGAAAGGGCAAAGTGCTTGGGAAGGAGCTGCTGAGTATCAGGGATGCGTGCACTTGCAGAAGTGGGGCTGGATGCTGAGCAACAGGCTTTGGGGAAATAGGATGTCCCAGGTGGCAGTTTGGGACGATTGGTGGCAGTGGGAAAAAAGGGTGCATGGCAGAAGTGGCTTGAAATGAAGTAGGTGttggctgccagggctgtggggatgTTGAGAGAGTGCGTGCTGGGCACCAGGGGAGTGGATGGTGtttgggaaggggctgctggCTGCCATGCCTCCACGAATGCCTCATGCATGCCTCATGCCTCCCCAGGCTCGGGGGtacggcgaccacccgcagaagGCGGcgggttgtgggggcagtgagcGGGGGCCACCTGCAGGCGGCCGCAGCAGTGTCAGGGGCAGGCTGCGGGAGATGGTGAGCGTTGACCGGcggttggcgaccacccgcagatgccgctggcagtggcGACGGTGGCCAGCGGCAATCGGCAACGGCCCGCAGACGCTGCcaattggggggaaggggaggggtggcgGGCGGCAACCGCCTGCAGGCGCCACCAGCACCGTTGGCAGGGGCAGTCTCCAGGGGTGCACCgacaatctcagggggtgcatgtgcaccccctgcgcgCAGTCAGTGCGTGCTTGTGACGGATGTTGGGAAGGGGACCCCGGGCGGGGTGGACAAGTGGCATGGGCCAGGGGCGAGCGGAGTAGCAGATccggcagggagcagaaagaagagcgaatcggcagtggcaggggaccgagaggcaggtggggaggcagcagcgctCCTCGGCCCACTGGTTCAGGACATCAAGGGCGGGCCGCACGCGGTCAGAGGAGGTATTTCAAGTGTGCGGATGCCGGAGAGGACGGGcctcaaaatgtttttctttttccaaggAAACGCGTCCCAGGCAACACTGaaggggagctgcccccacccccacatttaCGGCCACAGCGTAGCGCCTTGCCGCAGCTCGTAGTACACGTCCCGCCCGTTACGCTGCAGACGCAGCCTAAAGCCTTTCAAGAATACAGACAGAGCCACCGCCTTGCTCCTAACGCAAACCTCACTGCGGCGGTTCCTAGGACACGGGGTGTTAACCCAATCGTTGTGAGATTACTTCATTGCTACGGGAAACAGCCAATCAGCCTCTACATCAATCATTCAATTAAACCAATCGGAGCTGTGCtgaagagggaggggagaaattgTGACGTTCAGAAACTTAACGTCACGACCCGCAGGAGGGGGCGGTGTTGGTTGAGGAAACGTGATAATTTGACCGACAGTTTCTTAACCAATCGCGCTTCTCTCTGTTCCGAGCCTCATTATGGTTGTCCAATAGTTTTTGCCAGCGGTCGGCCGGGGCCGAGGGAACGTGGGTGCGCGCGCAAACCGTTACTATATAAACGGCGGCGGTTGCTTGACGCACGCAGTGAGGCTGGTGCGGTGCTGTGGGCGGTTCGGAGTTGTCTGCAGAGCCGCCATAATGAGGGAGATCGTGCACCTCCAGGCCGGGCAATGCGGGAACCAGATCGGGGCCAAGGTCGGTGGcagggggcgggcgggcgggccggtAGTAACCCTCGGTACGCGGGGGCAGTGGCTGACAGGCGGGAGGGCCGCCGCTCGCTGCAACCTCTGACCTGGGTGTGTCTCTTGCAGTTCTGGGAGGTGATCAGCGACGAGCACGGTATCGACCCCACCGGCACCTACCGCGGGGACAGCGACCTGCAGCTGGAGCGCATCAACGTCTACTACAACGAGGCCACAGGTAGGTGCTGCCcccgcccctcctgcccccccccccccgcaccccgaTTTCCGGCCTCACTCTGCCTCCCTGTTTTCTAGGTGGCAAATATGTTCCCCGCGCAGTGCTCGTGGACCTGGAGCCGGGCACCATGGACTCTGTGCGCTCTGGGCCTTTTGGGCAAATATTCCGACCTGACAACTTTGTCTTTGGTGGGTGTCACAGGGTTTGTTTGGGATTGGGCGGGCAGGCGGGGGGATAGCTTGCCTTGTCTGTAGTGAACTTTATCCTGGCTGTAGAGGACTTCTTTGGAGCAGGGTAAGCTTCACCTAAGGCTTGGCTCTGTTTGAAGTGGTCACAGGTGTTTTGGGTGGGACGTGGACAGGGGCAAGGAGTGAATTCCTTGTCAACACACTTATGATGCATCCAGTTTCTGTTGCAGTGTAATCACTGCGACTTCGAGTTGATCCAAGGGGGCATTGTGCGAACATGGTAATTGGTGTTCAACCTTCTGGCCCTTTAGAGGAATGGTAAGGGGTCACTCCACAAACCAGCACGCTTTTAATATGTCTACTTCTCTCTCACCATTAAACTTCTGGACCTGGAGAGAGCTGTCTGTGCCatatgttgagcaccactgtttttaACAGACTTTGCATGTTGAATACTCGCACTATTTCTTTATAGAATAATCTGGAATAAGAACTTTAAATTCATGAACTGCTGTCTTTTTGCCAGACTTGGCTTCAGGCACAGtcatgtctattttttttttttttttttttaatattaatattgaaacttgttctttaaaaagtaattaaagAATAATATTTCTTAAATATTGTCACTACCAGGAAATGCATTCTCAAgcactccatttaaaaaaaacccatccaaACCCATAACATCAGCAGTGCCTGTAATGTAATGTAAAAATGGTTTTCTTCCAGGTCAGAGTGGAGCAGGAAACAACTGGGCAAAAGGCCACTACACTGAAGGTGCTGAACTGGTTGACTCTGTGCTAGATGTTGTAAGAAAAGAGGCAGAAAGCTGTGACTGCCTCCAGGGTTTTCAGCTTACACACTCCCTTGGTGGAGGCACTGGCTCTGGTATGGGCACCCTCTTAATCAGCAAGATCCGTGAAGAATATCCAGACAGGATCATGAACACTTTTAGTGTTGTGCCTTCACCTAAAGTATCGGACACTGTAGTAGAGCCTTATAATGCCACACTTTCTGTACACCAGCTTGTAGAAAACACAGATGAAACCTATTGCATTGATAATGAAGCACTATATGACATCTGTTTCAGAACGCTGAAGCTAACTACTCCAACATATGGTGATCTGAACCATTTGGTGTCAGCAACCATGAGTGGAGTGACCACTTGCCTACGTTTTCCAGGCCAGCTTAATGCTGACTTGCGTAAACTTGCAGTTAATATGGTTCCTTTCCCCCGTTTGCACTTCTTCATGCCTGGCTTTGCCCCACTCACCAGCCGTGGGAGCCAACAATATCGGGCTCTAACTGTGCCAGAACTCACACAGCAGATGTTTGATGCAAAGAACATGATGGCGGCATGTGACCCACGTCATGGCCGCTACCTCACTGTAGCTGCTGTTTTCAGAGGCCGCATGTCAATGAAAGAGGTGGATGAGCAAATGCTTAATGTACAAAACAAGAACAGCAGCTACTTTGTTGAGTGGATTCCCAATAATGTTAAAACAGCTGTTTGTGACATCCCACCCCGTGGCCTGAAAATGTCTGCTACATTCATTGGTAACAGTACAGCTATCCAAGAATTATTTAAGCGTATTTCTGAGCAATTTACTGCTATGTTTCGCAGAAAGGCTTTCTTGCATTGGTATACTGGGGAGGGCATGGATGAGATGGAGTTCACTGAGGCTGAGAGCAATATGAATGACTTGGTATCTGAGTATCAGCAGTATCAGGATGCTACAGCGGAGGAAGAAGGGGAGTTTGAGGAAGAAgctgaggaagaggcagcatAACATTTATGCAGTAGCAATTCCTGTATATTATGTCTAAAGCTGTATGAACTCTTTCCATtcaaaacttttttgtttttgtttgtctgtATTGTGTGAATCTTTTGCTGTTCCATGACAACTTCATGTCCACTGATGTACAGACAATTAAAGCATCTTTCAAAATGCATGAGCTTGTTGCTTTTGTTTCTGGTAAGCTTTTCGGGAACTGTTGCCAAAGGTCAGCATGTAGTTGTTTCTAATAGCTGGAAAATAAAATGCAGTAAAGTTAGCAAGTATTCATGCAAAAATAGTTTTGATTGGACAAATTTGTGGAACAAAGCTAGACAGCTAGTAAACTCAAAATATATGCCTGCTTGCAAGGAAGGGATGGTGTGGCAAGATGGTGCTCTTGTCAAAGAGCCTGCTACCCTAGAGGTGGTGAAAGggattgggtgggggtgggggggggggtgcagaagaGTCTACATCTAGTTCAAAGACCTGACAACAAGGTTAGTGCATCCCTCCTCCACCATCGCCTTTATGCTTCCTCTGTTAAACATAGGGAAAATCATGTTCCTATACCTTCCCCATGGGGAGCTGAGCCTCCGGCTTCTGCCATGTACAATCTTCACAGCAAGGTCACTAACCCATTGgcagtgggtgggtgagtggaggTAGTCAGAATTTTCGCAATGGCCTTCCATGGGATCCTGTAcaccaaagaggggagagcaggtGCTTTCCATGTTGGACACTGGACCACCTTTGCCAGGAGGTGCTGTGCATTTAATGCTTCAGGGAGTGCTAATGataccagccccctgcaggctcaAAAGACCACGTACCATAGTAACCTGCAGGGCCCTAGAGCAGAGGTGAAGGGCCCTTTTGCCTTCACTACCACCTCCTGGTGCAACAGTATCCCCCCTCAGAAGCTAATTCACTTTCACCTTCCAAAAACACTGATTAGCAAGACCTGTAAAACTGACTATGACAATTACTGGGcagttcatcatcatcatctagtATGCCTACTATGATTACCATGGCTATTACCATCAGTGATTCATGTCAAACCTGACAAACTTACTCGGTACAAAGCCAGTGTAGAAAGGTATCAATCCAGTGTTGGTGTAAATTCTTTTGTTAGGCCAGTATGTTTGGGGTAGTCTATTATTAGATGTGCACATTGGGTTTCTTGCCGTGTGCTGAAAGAATAAGtaatagtttattttaaaacGTAGTGTTATACAAACTTGTTTTATCACATTTGCACTCCTAACTATGACATTAACTTTGATGCAGAGCCAGATTCAGGGTTGAATAAAGCAAGACCCTAGGTTCACAACAATATATCTGAATTACAGTGATATGTAGTCCCAGTTTGACCATGACAAAGGTCCTGTGGTAGCTATGGGCCACAACTGGGACTGGCAACAGTGCCACTTAAAGATACAGGTCTTGAAGGTAGGCTGCGAGAGAGCCACAGATGCTAACTGGATCTTCAGTGCCCACAAGGCGATGACCACCTACCATAAGCAGTTCTCACACATCCTCATGGGGGGTGACTCCATAGCACCCCCCATTTGCCTGACACTGATGGTTGGGAACTAGCTGACAATGACTTTGATGCCTCCAgtgaggcagagggggaagacACCTCTCATCCAGGGACTTCAGTGGCACAAAAGTGAGCACAGGAGaagcaggaaaaacttcatggagTCTCCATTCTTGTACAAGGGCAAAGAACCAAAGTTTATCACCCCTCCCCATGGTAGAGCTCTGGTGAGACTCATCCATCCATCAGTGCCGTTATTAAAAACTCATTACCATTTGGCCTCTAAAGAGACCAGACTGCAGCTCATCTATGATCAGGACCTGTTTTGCAAGCTTAGACTCAGAATTAAGATACTATTCCTTTAATTATCATCActcaaccaaaaagaaaaaaaatgccatgaGACAAATCTACAGCATGACCCTTGAATATCACACCCCAAAAGCAGAACAGACACATTTCAATGCCCATCTAGCTATCCCACAAATGAACACAGATTCTCAATAGCTTTTTAGGTCTTCTTGAATGTTTCTCATTTTCCCTCCAGTCTATACCCTATGTTTATAGACAGCATAGTCTAATAACTTTTCTAACCTGAGAGGGGCAAGAACCAGGGTCAGAGGCCCAGCTGCCCAGGATAAATCCtagggccagggacccacagAGAGAGGCACCAGGGCCAGCGGCCCAGAGAGACTGACAACTGATGGGGCTGAAACTGAGAGAGCTAGACCTGAATCTGGGCCAGGGCTGAAGGCTGACAGCCAGAGAAAAAGGAGGTGGAAATTGGGAAGCTTGAGGCTTCTATAAAGGACAGTATTGTATCAAGTAAAACCTGCAAGGCATGGTCACAGCTGTAAGGGATGCTGGAGGCTGTGAAAAGCCCATAAGGCAACAAGTACCCTGGGGCACATAGGGGCCAGGAGGGCCTATCTACTATGGACCAGGTCTGGGctagtggggtccaggaggggaGCAGTTGGTGAAGGAAGAACAAGGGTATGTTCTAGGACCCTTAGACCGCTGCCCTTTAACAATCTAATGCATGGTGGTTGAAAGTGGAAGAGAGGGTACCTAGAATCAGGGTAAAACACCTCTGACGCCTGGTCCAGATACAGGCAGTCACACAGTACCTAGCTGTATGTGCATGGAGGGATTTTTAATACTGGCAGGCCTGAGGGTGGAGGATGCAGAAATCAAAGTGAATGTCCTGTTCTGTTTCTGTTTGGGGTGGTACCAACACTGGCTCCCAGGGTCCCCTGCTGTGCCTGTCCTAAGTAAATACCTAAGTATTTACCACCTCTGGGTATCCTGGAttcatgccccttctccccctcccaccccaactttTCCAGAATATGTGTAGATGGAGGGGGTAATTAAGATGAGGCATAAGGGGAACAATTCACAACATTCACTGTGAGAATTACTGCTGGTTCCATAGTGGCTCCCTTGGAATTCCCCAGCAATTAGAGGCACCTAGCACTTCATTACTGTGGGATGGTAATGAGTTAATGCAGGGAGGGAGAGTCTAGAAGGCAGCATTTCATTTACAAGCTTTCAGAT
The window above is part of the Alligator mississippiensis isolate rAllMis1 chromosome 12, rAllMis1, whole genome shotgun sequence genome. Proteins encoded here:
- the LOC102575024 gene encoding tubulin beta-4B chain; this translates as MREIVHLQAGQCGNQIGAKFWEVISDEHGIDPTGTYRGDSDLQLERINVYYNEATGGKYVPRAVLVDLEPGTMDSVRSGPFGQIFRPDNFVFGQSGAGNNWAKGHYTEGAELVDSVLDVVRKEAESCDCLQGFQLTHSLGGGTGSGMGTLLISKIREEYPDRIMNTFSVVPSPKVSDTVVEPYNATLSVHQLVENTDETYCIDNEALYDICFRTLKLTTPTYGDLNHLVSATMSGVTTCLRFPGQLNADLRKLAVNMVPFPRLHFFMPGFAPLTSRGSQQYRALTVPELTQQMFDAKNMMAACDPRHGRYLTVAAVFRGRMSMKEVDEQMLNVQNKNSSYFVEWIPNNVKTAVCDIPPRGLKMSATFIGNSTAIQELFKRISEQFTAMFRRKAFLHWYTGEGMDEMEFTEAESNMNDLVSEYQQYQDATAEEEGEFEEEAEEEAA